The nucleotide sequence ACTGGCTGAAAATCGGACAGTTTAACGTGAACTGAGTTCGGAGCTTTCCCCTTCGACTCGTGCGAACGGGCAGCCCTTGCGGGTTGCCCGTTTCCGTCTCGCCCCGTCAATTTCCAAACGCCGCCAACAAGAACGGGGCGACTCCTTCGAGCCGCCCCGCGTCATGACTGTTCGCGGCATGCACCGCGCCCACGCGATGCTACCGGATGGTTCCGCCCGCCGGAAGACTCGGACGGGAAGAAGCGCCCGCACCATCGGTCGCCACCACCACGTAGAACAATCGCTGAGTTCCCGCAAAGGGAACGTCCAACTGAGTTCCGGTCGTCGTTCCGATGACGGTGTCAAAGGGCCCGTCCGGCGAAGTCGATGACAGCACCTTGTACTGCGGCGCGCCGCTGCCAACCCAGTTGAAGCGGAGCTGATTCGCTCCGGGCAGATAGAACAAGGTCAGCTGCTGCGGCGGATCAAGTTGACCGACCGTGAACTGAACCGGGATCACCGTCGGATTCTCGTCAGCGTCGTTGTTGCCAACGGTCAGCGTGCCCTGGTACACTCCGGTCGGCAGGCAGATCGCCGAAAAATGCAGCTCCACGGTCTGACAGGCGGACGGCGATACCGTTCCGGAGGCCGGACTGATGCTTGCCAGCCACGGCGTATCCGGATACGTGAACTTGATCGCGTTGTTGTTCGTAATGTACGTGCCGTTGTACACGACGAGCGATCCCACCGTGCCGGTCTGATTCTCGATGCCGACCGTGGCCGAGTTGAGCAGTCCGTTCATGCGCTCGTGCATGATCGTGATATCCCCGCACGGCTCGACAATCACCTGGAACCAGAACGGGCCGGTCCCGCTCCACTTATACACCGAGTCCCACTGCACGATGAACCGGCCGTTCGCCGCATCATCATAGTAGTAGATGGCGCCGCGCGTTTCGAGGTCCATGTCATCCCAGAACGGCGCAATGAAGGAATTCGGAGTCGCCGCCGTCGGAATCGTCCGATTGCCGTAAGCCGTATCCGGTCCGGTGAACTGCAGGTTGCCGTTCGAGCAGATGTACACCGAATCGTAACTCGCACCGTAGAACAGGAAGTTGAAGGGCAGGGCAAACCGGACACAGCGGTCGTCGTAGGCCATGTTCGCGTTCGTGCCGACGCCGGAAATGTTGAACCAATTGAACGCCGGACCACCCGGTTCCGCCGTGTCCAGCCAAACGTAGCCGAACGCGTCGCTGCCCGTGTTGTCCAACTGATCGCGACCGCGCGGTTCCGGATCGGTCTTACTGAGCGGTTCCAGCTCTGCCGGTGCCGGAGCACTCAGCGTCGGAAGGTAACCATATCCCGGAATCGAAAGCGGAGTTGTCTGCGTAAACGATAGCGAGTAGCTGAGGGGACACGTGCCCAGATTGCAGACCTGTACGGTCACCGTGTCTCCGCCGCCCAGCGGCGCCAGCGCACTCACACTCAGCGGCAAGCCGTCGATCTCCGCCGCTCCGGCGCACGACTGCCCGTACGCAATCGACCAGTTGTTCGCCAGGCCCTGTGAACTCGCGTCGAGTGTCGCATCAAACTGATACTGCGTTCCGACTGAGAGTCCGGCCTGACCGACTGTGGCACTCGCACTATTGCCCACGGCACTGTACTGCATCAGGACCCGGCTGTTGCCGCCGGGTCCGCCGCCCAGCCCAACGTCAAAGAGCCAGATTTGGAAAGTCTCGACTCCGCCGCCGCTGTAATGGCCGATGTTGTACCACTCAATAATGAACGCACTCTCCCCGGCATGATAGTAGGTCGCGATCTGCGTGCTGCCGCTGGGGAGTAGATCATCCCAGAGCGGGCAGAGGGCCGCGCCGATACTCGCCGACGGGAGACCCTCGTTGATGTACGCCGTCGCCGTCGAAGTGAAGGACGCGAACCCGTTCGTGCAGATGTTCACACTCGAGTAGTTCGTCCCGTGAAAACGGAACGTGATCGGCAACGCGAAATTCGCCGACTGATCGTCCGTCGTCAGACTGGAGGCCGTGCCCGGCCCGCCTGCCAGCGGCGCGATCTCATACCACGTGTAAACCGGACCGCCGCCATCGCCAACCTCGCAGGCCGAATATTGGTCGGCATCGAGCTCACTGCAACTGTAGCGGGGATCGGTCGGCAACGTGAAGTCCTGATTCGCGCTCGCTCCTACGACCACTCCGGTCACCGTGACCTGCCCGCAGCCGCCACCGGAAGCGCGCATATCGTACGTGCCCTGCGGCAGCGTGATCGAGTAGAAGCCGGAACCGTTAGTTGTCGCGGGCGTGACCGGCGTGCCCAGCACTTCGACCGTTGCGCCGATCGCCGGTCCGCCGAAACACGACGTTACCGTGCCCGACACGTTCCCGGAAGGTGCGGTCAACAAAGTGATATTCTGGATCGTCGTGTCACCCGTGACCACCGTGAGACCCGGAATCGTCTGCGCGAGGTAGCCGAACTTCGAGTATTCGATCGCATAGGTTCCGGCCTGAAGCGGCAGATAATATTGCCCGCTCGCATCCGTCGTGGCCTCCTGCGTGCCCGCCGCATTCTTGACCTTCACGCCCGAAAGCGGAGCACTCGAACCGTCCACGACGACTCCGGCGATGCGGCCAAGATTGGAGACCGACAGCACGGCCAAATAGCCGTCGATGAAACCGTAGCCGTACTGATTGTCCTGGCCCACCGCGCCCTGATCGAGCGCGGTGCTCATGATGGCCTGCTTGATCGTCTGGTGATCGCAATCCGGACAGGCCTCGCGCATCAGCGCAACGACGCCCGCAACATGCGGACCGGCCATCGACGTGCCGCTGTACGTGCCGTCATAACCGCCGCCCGGCACCGACGAATAGACGTTAACGCCCGGAGCCGCAATTTCCGGCTTGATATTATCTGGCACCGCGGGTGTGCACGGCGTCGGACCCTGGCTGGAAAAGCTCGCGAGCGGATACGGCGGAGTCGCATCTCCCGCATCCACCGCGGCCACCGAGAATATCTGATAGTCATTGATGGAATAGATCGCCGGGCTGCGCAGGCCGCTCGTGCTCTCGTTACCCGCGCTCCACGTCACCACCGGACCCGCCGCCTCGCAGTTCAAGATCACGGTATTCCAGTAATCAAAGCACTGCACATATCCGAGACCGGTGTTCACACCCCAGGAATTCTGAATCACATCCGGCACGTCGTCAACGGTGTTGATATTGCCGTCCGGATTCGCGAACCACTGAAACGCATCGATGATGTCGTTGTCAAAACCGCCGCCCACGCCTTGATTGATCGCGTTGTCCGCGATCCAGCGCGCCGCCGGAGCACAACCGACCCATTGCGTGTCGCTGCCGACAATTGCCCGCCCCGCCATGGTGCCCATCACGTGCGTGCCGTGGCCGTAGCCATCCGATGGAAAACTCGTGCCGCCGCCCAGCGCATCGCGCCAACATTCCGCCGCCGGAGCGAATAAGCCACGCCAGCGCGAGGCCAATGCCGCGTGGTTGCCATCCACTCCCGTATCGAGATTGGCGACCAGCACGCCGTTGCCCGTGATGCCCAGTTCCGTATTCACGCGGTAGGCGCCGACGGCGATAATGCCCGGAGGCAGCGTCATGGTGTCAAGCGGGTTGCGCGGCGGCCGGACCGACTCGCCGGGCTTCAGCGGTGTCCGAATCGGCTCGATCAATTCGGGCCGGAAATTCTCACAAACGTAACGAATATCACCGCGCGACCGCAGAGACTCGATGTAAGCGGCCGTGCCCTCGATGACCAGCAAGTTCTCAATCCAGTACGACGTGTACCCGACCACCAAGCCGTTGCCCTTCGCCTCGTCAAGTTCGGCTTGGAACGGCGGCTGAGTCAATTCCGCGTTATACTTCAGCGCGGCGAGGACCTCCCGGTTACGTTGCGCCAGTGGGGCGCGCTGATCATGCAGCCGGCTGTCGAGCGTCCGAATGTCGATCGGGCTTTCCAGAATGACCACTGCGCTCACCCAGTCATTCTTACCCGCGGTCTTGAGTTCTTTGTCAAGCGTCGGCGAGAACTCGGCGGCCAATCCCACCGTGTAGAGCACTCCGAGGCCCAACCAAACCCACAAAAACTCCCGATGCGAAAACTTCATTTACTTATCCTTCCCGTGGTTCGGTGCGTTGTCGCCACAGCCGCTTGCAGGCGGTCGTGAACAGCCGCATTATTGCGTAAACATGAATTTAGCACTCAAGAGGCGCGCTTGCAACGCGGACGCCGGATTCGCCAGAAACTCTCTCCGCCTCGCATACCCATGTTTACCGTTTACTTAGACGGCATGCGTGGGTCAGGATTGTCGCGGAGAGGCGTGGCGGACCATCAACAGGCACTTACGTCGTGCGCCGCACTACGGCGTCCAGCGATACAGTAGCCTACGTTGTGCGGCAACGAAACGATAGACGCGATCTGCAATTCTCGCGGCAATCCGGTAGCGGCGATACACCCGAATCCAATGAACGTGAACCCCCCCGCGACAGGCGACCATGCCGAGCACCGCTTCAGCGCCGCCCAATAGCTCACCGGTCGGCAACCGGAGCTTCGCTTCGCGCGCGCACTCTGCCGCTTCGACCCCAAGCGCAAGGACATCGGCGGTCTGGTAAGGCACGAAGTCCACTCGGCCTCGCGTCCAGCGCTGCCAACGTATCGCCCAGCGAATGCAGAAGGCGCACGCCCCGTCATAAACGAATATCGCTCGGTTCATGGCTGAATCTAACTGACACACGGCAGGAATGCAAGCGACCTGCACTTCGATTGCATTTCGCTTGCAGAGTCGGTAAATTGTGAACGGTGGGTTGACTACGCCCGCTCACTACGGACAGCTCGGGTCTGCATGATTACGTTGACTAATTCCAGGAGTATATGATGAGCCGAATCCAGCATTCTGTCCTGCTCTTGCTCGCGATCGCGTCGCTGTCGGCGTACGGTGCTGTGCCCGCCCTGCTGAACTACCAAGGGTCCGTCACAGACACTGCGGGTTCCGTACTGGACACCACCGTGTCCATGACCTTTGCGCTATACGACAGTGCGGTCGGTGGCGCCGCGCTTTGGAGTGAGACCCAGCCGGCGGTAGCAGTGACCTCCGGACTGTTTCACACGCTGTTGGGATCCGGCAATCCGCTGCCGGACTCGGCATTCGCTTCACCGGACCTGTATCTCGGCGTCCAACTCGGCGCGAATCTCGAAGCGACTCCCCGCCAACGAATCGTCAGCAATGGGTATGCGTTTCGCGTGAATAGCGTGAACGGCGCGCTGGGCGGAGCCATTACGGGCAATCTCGTGATCAACGGCTCGACCACGGCCAATGATCGACTGACCGTGTCGCCCGGCGATAACGACACGACTTTCATCTACTCCAATGCCGCGCTTACCGAAGGAGTCTTCCTCCCGGCAGGACAGAGCTGCTGGCAGTCCGTTGACGTCGCTGAAAACTGTGGCGGCGGTGCGCCGATCACGTCGGTTGACGGCCTAACCGGGGGCACCATCACCAGTGATCTCTCCGTATCCGGCCGCTTCAACTCCGGCGCCGCGAGCAATTTGAATCCGGGCACGCTTGCCATGGTCATGGGGGCCAACAATCGAGCGCGCGGACTGTATTCCACGGTCGGCGGCGGCGGCGGCGCATCCGCGGCGGACTCGAATGCCGCCAACGGCAACTACTCCGTTGTCAACGGTGGGATCAGAAATTCCGCGACCGGAATTGAATCCATCGTCGGCGGAGGACGCGGAAACAGCGCGCGCGGAACAAACTCCACGATTGCCGGCGGATTCTACAATCAGGCCAGCGGAGTGAGCGCCACCGTCGGTGGTGGCGGCGGCGCCGCCGCGGTGGATTCCAATCATGCGTCCGGCGGCTATAGCGTAGTCAGCGGTGGTCGCCGCAATGGCGCCTCGTCGCTCTATACCGGCGTACACGGCGGTTACACCAATCTGGCCCAGGACACCCTGGCAACCATCTGCGGGGGGTCCGACAACTCGGCCACGGGAGATACGTCGTTTGTCGGCGGTGGATATTCCAATCTGAATGCGGGTGACTGCGGCGTGATTACGGGCGGATATGACAACGGCATCAGCTCCGCGGGCGAATTCGCCACGGTCGGCGGCGGCATTTCGAACAACGCAAACGGGCTGTCTTCCGCCGTGGGCGGCGGCAGCGGAAACTCCGCGTCAGGTCGGGGCGCGACTATCAGCGGCGGATACTCGAATGTCGCCAACGACAACTACGCGACGGTGCCCGGCGGATTCGGCAACACGGCGAGCGGCAGATACTCGCTGGCGGCGGGGAAGCTCGCGATTGCCGACGATGACGGGGCCTTCGTCTGGTGCGATACCACCGAGACGCTGAACTCCAACGGCGCAAATACATTCACCGTCCGTGCCACCAGCGGCTTTCGCTTTCATACCGGTCCCGGCACGACCAACGGACTGCAGGTGGCCGCCGGCGGAAGTACCTGGAGTTCGCTTTCCGATTCGACCAAGAAGCGGAACATCCGGCTGGTGGACTCGCGTGACATGTTGGAGCGCGTGAAAGAGCTGCCCATCAAACGCTGGAGCTACAAGACACAAGATCCGTCCATCGAGCACATCGGACCGATGGCGCAGGATTTCTGGCGGCTCTTCCAGGTCGGTGATGATTCGCTGGGAATCTCCACGCATGATCCCGCCGGCATCGCGTTGGCCGCGATTCAAGAACTGATCAAACAAAACGAAGAGCTGCGAACGCAAGTCAAATTACTTGCGGATGACGTCCGCGAG is from candidate division KSB1 bacterium and encodes:
- a CDS encoding DUF393 domain-containing protein, whose translation is MNRAIFVYDGACAFCIRWAIRWQRWTRGRVDFVPYQTADVLALGVEAAECAREAKLRLPTGELLGGAEAVLGMVACRGGVHVHWIRVYRRYRIAARIADRVYRFVAAQRRLLYRWTP
- a CDS encoding tail fiber domain-containing protein → MSRIQHSVLLLLAIASLSAYGAVPALLNYQGSVTDTAGSVLDTTVSMTFALYDSAVGGAALWSETQPAVAVTSGLFHTLLGSGNPLPDSAFASPDLYLGVQLGANLEATPRQRIVSNGYAFRVNSVNGALGGAITGNLVINGSTTANDRLTVSPGDNDTTFIYSNAALTEGVFLPAGQSCWQSVDVAENCGGGAPITSVDGLTGGTITSDLSVSGRFNSGAASNLNPGTLAMVMGANNRARGLYSTVGGGGGASAADSNAANGNYSVVNGGIRNSATGIESIVGGGRGNSARGTNSTIAGGFYNQASGVSATVGGGGGAAAVDSNHASGGYSVVSGGRRNGASSLYTGVHGGYTNLAQDTLATICGGSDNSATGDTSFVGGGYSNLNAGDCGVITGGYDNGISSAGEFATVGGGISNNANGLSSAVGGGSGNSASGRGATISGGYSNVANDNYATVPGGFGNTASGRYSLAAGKLAIADDDGAFVWCDTTETLNSNGANTFTVRATSGFRFHTGPGTTNGLQVAAGGSTWSSLSDSTKKRNIRLVDSRDMLERVKELPIKRWSYKTQDPSIEHIGPMAQDFWRLFQVGDDSLGISTHDPAGIALAAIQELIKQNEELRTQVKLLADDVRELKAARDREQTMKLSSNVR
- a CDS encoding S8 family serine peptidase, with the protein product MKFSHREFLWVWLGLGVLYTVGLAAEFSPTLDKELKTAGKNDWVSAVVILESPIDIRTLDSRLHDQRAPLAQRNREVLAALKYNAELTQPPFQAELDEAKGNGLVVGYTSYWIENLLVIEGTAAYIESLRSRGDIRYVCENFRPELIEPIRTPLKPGESVRPPRNPLDTMTLPPGIIAVGAYRVNTELGITGNGVLVANLDTGVDGNHAALASRWRGLFAPAAECWRDALGGGTSFPSDGYGHGTHVMGTMAGRAIVGSDTQWVGCAPAARWIADNAINQGVGGGFDNDIIDAFQWFANPDGNINTVDDVPDVIQNSWGVNTGLGYVQCFDYWNTVILNCEAAGPVVTWSAGNESTSGLRSPAIYSINDYQIFSVAAVDAGDATPPYPLASFSSQGPTPCTPAVPDNIKPEIAAPGVNVYSSVPGGGYDGTYSGTSMAGPHVAGVVALMREACPDCDHQTIKQAIMSTALDQGAVGQDNQYGYGFIDGYLAVLSVSNLGRIAGVVVDGSSAPLSGVKVKNAAGTQEATTDASGQYYLPLQAGTYAIEYSKFGYLAQTIPGLTVVTGDTTIQNITLLTAPSGNVSGTVTSCFGGPAIGATVEVLGTPVTPATTNGSGFYSITLPQGTYDMRASGGGCGQVTVTGVVVGASANQDFTLPTDPRYSCSELDADQYSACEVGDGGGPVYTWYEIAPLAGGPGTASSLTTDDQSANFALPITFRFHGTNYSSVNICTNGFASFTSTATAYINEGLPSASIGAALCPLWDDLLPSGSTQIATYYHAGESAFIIEWYNIGHYSGGGVETFQIWLFDVGLGGGPGGNSRVLMQYSAVGNSASATVGQAGLSVGTQYQFDATLDASSQGLANNWSIAYGQSCAGAAEIDGLPLSVSALAPLGGGDTVTVQVCNLGTCPLSYSLSFTQTTPLSIPGYGYLPTLSAPAPAELEPLSKTDPEPRGRDQLDNTGSDAFGYVWLDTAEPGGPAFNWFNISGVGTNANMAYDDRCVRFALPFNFLFYGASYDSVYICSNGNLQFTGPDTAYGNRTIPTAATPNSFIAPFWDDMDLETRGAIYYYDDAANGRFIVQWDSVYKWSGTGPFWFQVIVEPCGDITIMHERMNGLLNSATVGIENQTGTVGSLVVYNGTYITNNNAIKFTYPDTPWLASISPASGTVSPSACQTVELHFSAICLPTGVYQGTLTVGNNDADENPTVIPVQFTVGQLDPPQQLTLFYLPGANQLRFNWVGSGAPQYKVLSSTSPDGPFDTVIGTTTGTQLDVPFAGTQRLFYVVVATDGAGASSRPSLPAGGTIR